The following are from one region of the Gallaecimonas xiamenensis 3-C-1 genome:
- the fadB gene encoding fatty acid oxidation complex subunit alpha FadB — MLYQGDNLKVALESDGIAVLTFDAPGSVNKFDRQTLSELDAALDAIQGSNGVKALVLASGKDTFIVGADITEFLETFKLPEPELLAWVQKANAIFSKLEDLPFPSVSAIKGFALGGGCECILATDLRVADSTAKIGLPEVKLGLIPGFGGTVRLPRVIGADNAMELITTGKDNRADAALKLGLVDAVVAPEKLFDAAIAMAKSAIAGKLDWQGRRAAKTSALKLDKLEAGMSFSTATGMVAAQAGKHYPAPMTAVKGIEAAARMGRDEALAIENQGFVKLAKTEVATALIGIFLNDQFIKGKAKKAGKAAHAVNKAAVLGAGIMGGGIAYQSASTGTPIIMKDINDKALHLGLSEASKLLNKQLERGRINGAKMAGVLNSIVPSLSYDSVKDVNIVVEAVVENPKVKASVLAEVEGVVSEDAIITSNTSTISINQLAKSLKKPERFCGMHFFNPVHRMPLVEVIRGENTSEETVATVVAYAAKMGKSPIVVNDCPGFFVNRVLFPYFAGFSLLVRDGADFQAVDKVMEKQFGWPMGPAYLLDVVGIDTGHHAQAVMAEGFPTRMSKTEKDAIDVMFENQRFGQKNGKGFYVYTEDKRGKPKKEATAESYELLKAVVKAQGEFSPDEIINRTMLPMIIETVRCLEEGIIASPAEADMGLVYGLGFPPFRGGVFRYIDTVGLDKIVALADQYAHLGELYQVTDTMRTMAANGKTYYGQ, encoded by the coding sequence ATGCTTTACCAAGGTGACAACCTCAAGGTGGCGCTGGAGTCCGACGGTATCGCCGTCCTGACTTTCGACGCCCCCGGTTCCGTAAACAAATTCGATCGCCAGACCCTGTCCGAGCTGGACGCGGCCCTGGACGCCATTCAAGGCAGCAATGGGGTTAAAGCCCTGGTGCTGGCCTCCGGCAAAGACACTTTCATCGTCGGCGCCGACATCACCGAATTCCTGGAAACCTTCAAGCTTCCCGAGCCCGAACTGCTGGCCTGGGTACAGAAGGCCAATGCCATCTTCAGCAAGCTTGAAGACCTGCCCTTCCCCAGCGTTTCTGCCATCAAGGGCTTTGCCCTGGGCGGCGGCTGCGAGTGCATCCTGGCCACCGACCTGCGCGTGGCGGACAGCACCGCCAAGATTGGCCTGCCGGAAGTGAAGCTGGGCCTTATTCCCGGTTTCGGCGGCACTGTGCGCCTGCCCCGCGTTATCGGTGCCGATAACGCCATGGAACTGATCACCACCGGTAAAGACAACCGTGCCGACGCCGCCCTGAAGCTGGGCCTGGTAGACGCCGTGGTTGCCCCGGAAAAACTGTTCGACGCCGCCATTGCCATGGCCAAGAGCGCCATTGCCGGCAAACTGGACTGGCAAGGCCGCCGCGCCGCCAAGACCTCTGCCCTGAAGCTGGACAAGCTGGAAGCGGGCATGAGCTTCTCCACCGCTACCGGCATGGTGGCAGCCCAGGCTGGCAAGCACTACCCAGCCCCCATGACCGCCGTCAAAGGTATCGAAGCCGCTGCCCGCATGGGCCGCGACGAGGCCCTGGCCATCGAGAACCAAGGCTTTGTGAAACTGGCCAAGACCGAAGTGGCTACCGCCCTTATCGGTATCTTCTTGAACGACCAATTCATCAAGGGCAAGGCCAAGAAGGCCGGTAAAGCCGCCCACGCCGTGAACAAGGCCGCCGTACTGGGCGCCGGTATCATGGGTGGCGGTATCGCTTACCAGTCCGCCTCCACCGGTACCCCCATCATCATGAAGGACATCAACGACAAAGCCCTGCACCTGGGCCTGTCCGAGGCGTCCAAGCTTTTGAACAAGCAGCTCGAGCGCGGCCGTATCAACGGCGCCAAGATGGCCGGCGTGCTCAACAGCATCGTCCCCAGCTTGAGCTACGACAGCGTCAAGGACGTGAACATCGTCGTTGAAGCCGTTGTGGAAAACCCCAAGGTCAAAGCCAGCGTGCTGGCCGAGGTGGAAGGCGTGGTGAGCGAAGACGCCATCATCACCTCCAACACCTCCACCATTTCCATCAACCAGCTGGCCAAGAGCCTGAAGAAGCCTGAGCGCTTCTGCGGTATGCACTTCTTCAACCCGGTGCACCGCATGCCGTTGGTGGAAGTCATCCGTGGCGAGAACACCTCCGAAGAGACCGTGGCTACCGTAGTGGCTTACGCCGCCAAGATGGGTAAATCCCCCATCGTGGTCAACGACTGCCCCGGCTTCTTCGTCAACCGCGTGCTGTTCCCCTACTTCGCCGGCTTTAGCCTGCTGGTACGTGACGGCGCCGACTTCCAGGCCGTGGACAAGGTCATGGAGAAGCAGTTCGGTTGGCCCATGGGCCCGGCTTATCTCTTGGACGTAGTGGGTATCGACACCGGTCACCATGCCCAGGCGGTGATGGCCGAAGGCTTCCCGACCCGCATGAGCAAGACCGAGAAAGACGCCATCGACGTGATGTTCGAGAACCAGCGTTTCGGTCAGAAAAACGGTAAAGGCTTCTACGTCTACACCGAAGACAAGCGCGGCAAGCCCAAGAAAGAAGCCACCGCCGAGAGCTACGAGCTGCTCAAGGCCGTGGTCAAGGCCCAAGGCGAGTTCAGCCCGGACGAAATCATCAACCGCACCATGCTGCCGATGATCATCGAAACCGTGCGCTGCCTGGAAGAAGGCATCATTGCCAGCCCGGCCGAAGCCGACATGGGCCTGGTCTATGGCCTGGGCTTCCCTCCCTTCCGTGGTGGTGTGTTCCGTTACATCGACACCGTCGGTCTCGACAAGATCGTCGCCCTGGCCGACCAGTACGCTCACCTGGGTGAGCTCTACCAGGTCACCGACACCATGCGTACCATGGCGGCCAACGGCAAAACCTACTACGGCCAATAA